Genomic window (Microcaecilia unicolor chromosome 8, aMicUni1.1, whole genome shotgun sequence):
ctttctcttgccTCCCTCCATcctattgtccaccatctctctccctctcctctgtttcCAAGCCCTTTATTTCTTCACCTCCTCCAACCCttgctccagcatctcccctccctttgaactcctccccctcccccacctagtTCAAATACAGCTGCTCCACGGGGCTAACAGGTTTGGCTAACCAGGAGGAAGATAAACAAATGAACAATAAAAAAGTCCATTAAAGATTGCTGGTGACCAGAGGGTCCTGAACTCCCTGATCCCCGTACTTAACAAAAGTTGTCAGACTAACTCCTAGacatactgctaggggtcatgtaccaccattttccaagatggcactGGGAGAAAAGGAACACCACTGGAAACCTCATCAGACCACGGTGCCACAGCACCCTGGTCAAGGGTCTCCCTCTGTCAAGTGCACCAGGGGAAGAGAGTCTTCTTCCTCTTAGACAacttggggagagaggggcaggggcTGGGTATACAGAATCATTTGTGGTgaagtgcttaaaaaaaaaaaaaaaaaaacaccctttaCCTTAGATGACCTTTTGCTTTCATACTGCACCTTTTTACTCCAGCTCAGGGTTGGAGTAGATTCAGCACTACAGAGTAAAACCTGATCCCAAAACGTGCCCCCACCCCAACCACCATAAAAGCACTTATAGATTTAGCTTTTAACCTGCCTGCCATCCTCTCTTTAGTGCAGTAGTTTTACTTTTGATTTActtgcaccaaataaataaagaaaaatgttaCTACACCAGGAATAAGATTAGCGCAAGAAAATAAGAAGTAAAAGCTGCTGTACTTAAAAGACATCACAGTTTATTACGTTACCCCCTCAGTTTGACTGGGTCCATGATAATAATTTATCGGGATAGCAGGGCACACCAACAGCCTTTAGGGGGCAGCATTTCATTGCTGCATGACAAGGGCTGCGCCTCCCAAacttctatctatatgttccaataTAAAGATCAAACACACCACAAATACATCACAATGCAAATCAAATAGAGCAATTTACTTTCCTCCTCAGATAAAGTGAGATGAGAGAAGTGACAGACTGACATGGTGGTATGAAAAAAGCAACTGATCAAATACACAGCAGAAGAACAGCCAGTGATCTCTCTTATTAGACGCACAGGGCACAAGAGAGAAAAAGTATCTCTCTAAGCTAgttaatgggatgggaggggggtggaagttCCACACTCTCTTGCTTTTAGATTTTCTTGACCGAATGACCATAGTAGGGGGTCATGCCAGGATCCAGCTATGAATACGGAACCTACACCTCCTCCCCTGGCTTAGTGATGACTGGTCAGGGAGATGTAACTGTTCCACTGAGCCATCAAATATTCTACATTTAGAAAAGGGAATTCAAACTAAGGTGTCTCAGCAAATGTGCTGATGTGACTGGCAGAAGGCTGGGGAAAAACTCGCCTGCTTTAATTTTAAGGAGGTGATGAGGGTGGCAATGAAGTCTGTGGGAGGCAGACAGTAATATGGAgctggggggggtggtggtggtactTGGTGGAGCTATGAGCAGCATGCCAGGGTTCTGGGCAGCAGGATGAGAGCTCACCTGGCTTTGGCTCTGATGCTCTCGCTCCATGGTCTCCTGGTGCAGAAGTCGCacctgttcctgctgctgctggagctgCACCTGCTGCGCGATCACCTTCAGCTTCTCAGGGTATATGTGAGCTTCCAGGGAGCGCacctgccagccaattagagagaGAGCAGCCCACACCATTGGTTGGTGGAAAGTAAAAGCCCACCCCTTCCTATTACCAGCTGCACCCATGAAAAGGGTGGAGGCCAGAAGGACATCACTTAGGGGGCACTGGATGCTGGGTACATATAAAGCAACCCCAAGATACAAGCACTACCGTATACAAATGATACACGATTTATACCAGAATGAACACAATCTACTGTATTGGTATCTTTGCTTAAAAAGAGAAACTCTCCTATACAGTCACAGCCAccgccgcttcctcctgcctgaaAATGACATCGTAGTAAAAGTGTGTCAGTAATAGACTCAATGAAAAGCTTAACGTACAACTGGCCCAATCATCACATTTTCATCAGAGTTATAACCCAGGCAGCCAATCACCTGGTCCTCCAACATCATCCGGACAGAGCGCTCCTTGTCCAGTTGCTGCCGCAGTTCTATCATCTCCCTGCGCAGGTCCTCCGCCTTCTCGTCCTCCCAGATATCCGGGGAGCCAATGCCCTCATCCTTATCTTCTGCCCGCCGCCGCTTGGGTGAGGAGCCGCTCAACTCCTGTAAGCAAAGGGAGGACTGGTTAGGGGAAGGACACAACCAAACCAAAAGAGCAGGAAACAGCGGAAGTGCACAGCCCAAGCTATAAGATGCTTTGGTGAGGTGGGAGAGAAGCAAAATATGATAAAAGTTAGGgtccacagtaacatagtagatgatggcagataaaaacctgacggtccatccagtctgcccaacaagataaattcatagcaaATTCCCATTGTAATAGTtactctcaaccctctcctggagttACAAcatgccagtcagatttttaggattaCCACAACCACAACAAATATTCATAacagagatttgtatataatagATTTGCGTACAGCAGAGACCATTTCATGCATGTTCACTGTGGCAATCCTAAAAACCTCCAGGACAGGGATGAGAAGCACTACTTATACTTCCACAGACTGCCTGCTGCTTCCCGTCTTCTCTTCCATTTTCTTTCTCTGGGCTCATCccaggcctttttctttttttttattaataaaactGTATTATATATATGTTGCATATTATATCAAGCAAAACAGAAACAAATCTCAAATAGAGATACATAAAAGTAATTATAATTCCAATTCTATTAGCCCACATcaaggagagaaagaagaaacaggtcaaaaagaaaaataaaacaaatcaagaAGGTAAATAATCCTCTTCACAACAGAGTGCTTTATTATTAGACAAACCCCTTAAAAAACAATCCTGTGTGCCATTGTATATTGTTGAGCATAGAGTGGTTATTGTATTGATTTTGCaaagttcaataaagacttctataaaattaaaaaaaaaacaacaatcctTAATATTACTGCTTAAAGTGATCAACCACAAATTTTTCTAATTGAGTAGGATCGTGAAATACATAAAGAGTTCCCTGCCACGTGACTACACACTTGCATGGGAACTTGAGAGAACAAGTAGCATTTAAAGCCAGGATCCTAGACTTCAATGGAGAAAAGCCTTCCTTTGAACCTGTGTCACACGAGACATCAGGAAACAACTGTattttggcacaaaaaaaaaaagggaatttttatttatttattttttagtaaGATCTCAAGAACAAATTTTTGTCTTTATCTGTAGAGATCACCACCAAAGGGGTGGCTCTAGTTGATTTATTATCAGTAGAATCCTCAAGAAATTCAATTAATTCTAGGCTTTGATCTCAgtgctggggtcgattctgttTGATATCTTTGTcagtgacattgccgaggggttagaaggtaaggtttgcccttttgcagatgatactaagatttgtaacagagtggacaccccggtgGGATTAGAAAACTttcaggatctgcaaaagttagaagaatggtctaatgtttggtaatttaaattcaatgcaaagaagtgcagagtgatgcacttagggagtagaaatccaagggagcagtATGTGCTAGGaagtgagaggctgatatacaCAGATAGGGAGAGAGCCCTTGGGATCATagtatctgaaggcgatgaaacaatgcgacaaggctgtggccatagccagaaggatactaggctgtacagagagaagCGTAATCAgcggaagaaaggaggtgttgatgcccctgtacaagtcgttggtgagaccccacttggagtattgttttcagttctggaggccatatcttgctacaGCTGTAAAaaaacttgaagtggttcagaggaaggcgacaaaaatggtatggggcttgcaccaaaagacatatgagaagagactggaagacttgaATAAGTATACTCTAAAGGAGAAGAGGGACAGGGAAGATataatacagatgtttaaatacttgaaaggtattaatatagaaacaaatattttccagagaagggaaagtaaaactagaggacacaaattgaggttgcagggtggtagacaggTGTAATgacaggaaattctttttcattgagagggtggttgatgcctggaataccctcccaagggaggtggaggtagtggagaaaataaaactgtgacagaattcaaaaagatgtgggatgaacaaagaggatctctaattagaaaatgatataaaaaaaaataaaaataaaaagcttaAATGGTTGCACGTGTGTTTGCATGTCGAGTGACgctttagatggtgactctggctgtgaagaactaaggccggtgctgggcaggcttgtatggtctgagtcccatatatggcaatatagtttaagatgggctggagagggcttcgacaaaccccagtaatttggaacgtgaggatagtgccaggcagacttttacagtctgtgtcccacaattgacaagatggatttggataggcaggAGTGGGTTTCAATGGCAATTTCAGTAGTTGGAAACCAAGGAGAAGGCCAGGCGGACTtcaatggtctatgtcccagaaattgcCAAAGAGAAACAATGATCAAGTAagttatatcacattcattgttggtataatcatgacttgataagagtgtgactgttgggcagattggatggactatttcggtctttatctgctgtcatttactatgctacaacGTAAAATACAAGCAGCCTGTTGATTAGAGACACCTACCCAAGATTTAGTAGAAATATAATAGTAATTGGCAATACGCCTTTTTAAATTTCGATATTTTGATTCCACCACCATCCCAAAAAGACTTTACTGTGTATCCATTCCCTGCCTatgaagaaacaatttctgatATTACTCCTGCATCTACCTTCGTTGTTCCAGATCAGGGGTATTCAACCTCAGCCCtcgccaggtcgggttttcaggattttcccaatgaatattcataggatctatttgcatacaatggaggtactgcatgcaaatagatctcatgcatattcattggggaaatcctgaaaacccaactggaggttggacaaccctgttcTAGATGTCCTCTCCACTGAaaatatatctctatatataaaaggcaacaccaacgttctatgaagcctccagccggaagtgtgaagggggagagatatccggtttccccatgagtgtctgccccgccctcgctctctctctctctaacacaaacagtgaaggaaaacagcaaagcaggaaatcaaatcgctctctctgtaacaatgaaggactcagagggaggaggggagagagagcagggacacacacactcccacatgcacacagaagaaaaccttgctagcccccgtttcatttgcatcacaaacggggcttttttttactagtgtcttacTATTACACTATTTAGACCTTTAAGGTATTTGGGTGTCCCTAGCCTAGCCTCTCCTCTAGGGCAGGGGCATCCAACATGTAGCTCACAGGTCTTTGAGATGCAATCCACTTTTTAGCAAATGTGTTACCCAGTTAGCTAGCAGGCATGACTTTGAAGCATTTTGGAGCTATATGATGGATCCTGACATCATAATTTCAGAAGAAATTCACATTCTGAGGAGTAGAAACCCACTGTTGAAAAAAACAACTTGTATGCCCTTGCTCTAggacagaggttctcaacccagtcaggttttcaggatacccacaatgaatatgcatgagatagtgcatgcagatctctcatgcatattcattgtgggtatcctgaaaatctgactggctgggtgtgtcctgaggactaagTTGAGAACTCCTATACTAGggtatatttactactactactacttatcatttctaaagcgctactagatgtacgcagtgctgtacacttgaacatgaagagacagtccctgctcgacagagcttacaatctaattaggacagacaaacaggacaaacaagagataagggaatattaagtgaggatgataaaataagggttctgaacaagtaaataagggttaggagttaaaagctgcatcaaaaaggtgggcttttagctttggatttgaagatggccagagatggagcttgatgtaccagctcaggaagtctatttcaggcatacggtgcagcaagataaaaggaacggagtctggagttagcagtggaggagaagggtgcagataagaaagatttacccagtgaatggagttcccggggaggaatgtagggagagatgagagtggagaggtactgaggagctgcagagtgaatgcacttataggtcaataagaggagtttgaactgtatgcggaaacggataggaagccagtgaagtgacttgaggagagggctaatatgagcataacgacactggcggaatattagtcatgcagcagaattttgaacagattgaagaggagagagatggccaagtgggagacctgtgagatgcaagttgcaatagtctaagcgagaggtgataagagtgtgaatgagggttctggtagtgtgctcagaaaagaaagggcgaattttgctgatattatagagaaagaaacaacaggttttagcagtctgctgaatatatgcagagaaggaaagggaggagtcaaagatgaccccaaggttacgagctgaagagacaggaaggatgagagtgttatccacagaaatagagaatgggggaggagaggttggtttagggagaaagataagaagctcagtcttggtcatgtttagtttcagatggcgctgagacacccaggcagcaatgtcagacaggcaggctgatactttggcctggatttcggctgagatttctggagtggagaggtagatctggagtcatcagcataaagatgatactgaaaaccatgggatgagatcagagtaccaagggaagaagtatagatggagaaaagaagaggtcccaggacagatccctgaggtacaccaactgatatttATCTCTTTTTGCAGAGCTTTGGTGCCATCTGTATACCATTTTAGCAGCCCTTCTCCAACAGCCGTTGAAAGGACAAAGCTAGAGGGAGTAGGGGTAGTGACAGGAAAGGACAGCCAGACATAGGCATTGCTACGGGGTGACAATAATATGGCTTGCCACCCCAATTTTACCTGGCATGAGGGTCATTAAAACTCACCCACCTTCCCCCTGTGATCCGTGGGTCATTAAAACTCACCCACCTTCCCCCTGTGATCCAGTTTATCTTTCTCTCCCCGGTAcagaccaaaacctcctttctattcccttcctctaccctcccaccccaccccaccccagtggtCCTCCAATCATCCAGTACATTGCTGGTAGCATCAGACATTCAGGCAGGCCACTGCCAGTTGGCTCCAGAGGTGTTCTCACTGCCAtatcatgcaacttcctgttcctgcgtAGGCCGACGCGATGCAGAGAATACTTCTTGAGCCGGTTGATGGTATCCTACTTGAATGTCTAACATTGCCAGCAACATACCGAATGGTTAGAGGGGGGAAACAGGAGGAAGGGAATAGAGAGATGTGGGGCCacatcagggggagggggaagagaaatatACCACACCAAtggggaatggggaggaggaagagagacagagatgtCTGATCTCAGagatgggaagggggagagatgcaagatggggggggggggtggagtggaaAGGAGATAGGCGAGAGATCGgatgaaggggtggggaagaaagggggacagatgctggagccacggagggaagggggggagaaagaggtacagagatgggagGGATGAgcagaggggaaacagagactggaTGATGGGGGAGAGACAATGAACCTAAAGATGGAGGAAGgaacaaaagagagatactggattgtggggaggggcaggaaactggaagggagggagagaagctggacacagggaTATGAAGACaaagaggacagatgctgaacttgggggacGGATAAGGACAAGGACCCAGAGGGGAGATATTAGGAcagatagagacacagagggattaatggtggacatggagagaaaagaaatatcaAACTGACCGGAAACCCTGGAAACAGTATAAGATGAatgggacttgggggaggtgggcagagcagaagatggatgggacttggtGATTGTGTGGAAGAATAGCAATTTATGGATGGGAGAGATGGAGAGGGAATTTTGAGGGGATAGGGAGGACTTGACAATTAGTAGGTTTGAGTAGGGATGTGTTGTTAGATTGGGAAAATGAATGAAAGTATGAAatgggaatggggggagggggggcaaagtgTGGGGAAAGGTTGAAACATAatatgaatgacctggaagacaggAAAGGGGATGAAaagcattgaaaagggatgggtATATGGGGAGGGGGTatgagaagaaggggagaggtcTCAAAGAGGCTGAATTAGGGTAGAAATGGGGTTAACATGATagtgaaagagaggcaatatAAGATGGAGTAGAGGGTAAGAGATGGAATAGCCTGGAGgcaagggaaagaaagagagacagggatggagctggactGATGAGAAGATGagtgatgagagagagagagagaacaggaaactggagaaggagagagacagagggagcaagGGAGAGTACTGAGGGGATGAGAGGTAGATGGGGAAAAACTGGTaagtagatgagaagtgaaaaggAGAAGACTAAGAGGAGGGCGAAAGAAAGGGAGAATTAGGGTAAAATCAAATGGATGGATATAAACACAGAAAAAAGCGGGgtaaaaaaacacaagaaaaataccagtggcagacagatgtagagaaggaaaagaagacaagaggagaaagaaaaaaaatggaaaggcaaacctggaaaagaatttgggagaagactgacacaaggaaagtggaaaagcgactaggaccagcccaattagaaataATGTGcccagacattaaaaaaaaaaggtagaaacgAAAAATATAATTTGATACTTTTAAAGGATTGGGAAatgtatatcttttctaattttgtgttCTCCAGAGTACAGACAagaatgtatttgtttctcttttaccgGTACTGCACTACTTATagtgtctggctttcttgggcggGGGTCTCTATTTTAGTTGTTATCTGCATGCCTTTTGTAGTTCCCTGTTTTGTATCGAGTGAGGGTTTATCCATATTTTGCATGTGACAAAGGTGCAGGATTCTGCACTCATGTCATGTTTAAGAATCTGTAACAATACACCTACTTCTAGTTTCCCAGTAGTAGGTagattggtgctctagggccagtataatatttatagcactgtcttttcatagatggATTAGGACtcttatggtttggtaagtttgctatataggttttgaatatatttttgtagggttttatgttattttgaaaagtgtttggccctatttgaaagcaggcccTTTGCACCCgaaataaaaatgctcaatacTATAGGTCTCCACATCCATCTGATTTAatcaaagtgtctggcagtggaagcaACATGTGCTGCTCCTGAACTGATAATCACAATCTGAATGACGTGTTTTAACGGGATAGCTCCACTGTTGGGAaatatggagtttgtgatacagaactggagatACAGGATTTATACTGAGATTCTGTGTAATCCTATGGAAAATCCATAGTCCACTACCGCACAGAATTTACTAAATAAAGCTTATCAATTATAATGGCAGTTTTACCGGGAAGCTGAAACTAACCAGAGGGGAAGAGTTTCTTTATGCATACAAGGATCTGGTGTCTTCTTTTGCTAATTTAaagaagggggttggggagaagGGCATGAAGTGCAGAATTTTGCTTTGGCTTGCCCCCATTGCCACCCCATATATTTCTGATTAGAAACACCACTGCACCAAGGGGGAGGCAgcctggggaaagaggagaatgaaagaaggagcacagccagaaGGAGGACAGAAAAAGTAACGTTACCTGGATAAACCTCTTCAGTTGTGtgttctgttgcagtagtctggtTTTCTCCTGCTCGAGAGAGAAGATATATTCTGCCGTCTGTTGCAGGATTGCTGCCTGGGGATAATGAGAGATGCAAAGATGACTTGTGCTAAAAAAGCTTAATAGTAGTTAGTTCTCACTCGCTCTCCTTCTCTGTCTGTTAAAAACTCAATGCAGCTGGATGCTGCCTAATAAAGAAGCACCTTGAGTGCGAGGACAGTTGCAATCCtttggtgacccccccccccccccccctcaaacacaCATTATGGAAACACTATAACCTTGCTGAGTTTCTCTCCGTCTGTGTGTGGAATGAGTGTTTTCAGGGATTGGAAGCCAGCATTGATACTCTGCATTCGTCGGCGCTCATTGCTGTTGGCAATTTCCCGTCGTATCCGTCGCTCTTGGTCACGCTGCGTTTCAGGCGTCAGTGGGATGTTGGCCAGGCTGGGGAGAGAAACCCACAAGGCTTACAAAATGCATCTTGGACCAACATCAGCAAAGGAAAGCAAAACCACGAGAGAATAAACTGAAGAGGTTTTATTACTTCAGAAATTGAATGTGGGGATTGTACATTCATCTGTAAGTAGCTATACATTTCCCAAGATAGCAGCCACTGCAACAGACCACTGACCCAGGTCACTATATCTTGGGGTAATGTCCAGTGGTGGTGGTCATCATTTTAAATGCCTGCCACAGCATTTAGTATGTATACACACTGCCATTATACAGATAGTCAACAGTgctagataagaacataagaatagccataccgggtcagaccaatggtccatcttaccCTGGtctggctaatccaggtcacaactacctggcagaaacccatgtgCCAAATATACATGCGAGTTCCATGACCATCACCATCACTGCTATACTTTTAGTTTAGGCCTATTAATCAACAAATCTAAACTAGGCATCTTATAACATTTATCACTGTTATATTGACAACTTTGctgttcctacccccccccccccccccaccaccaccaccaccaccacacacacacaatagtctatattctatatatcatgcctaaaaacaaattggtgctgaaaaaaatacgcctaggcatattctatacattatgtacataactacataagtaatgccacactgggaaaagaccaagggcccatcgagcccagcatcctatccacgacagcagccaatccaggccaagggcacctggcaagcttcccaaacgtacaaacattctatacatgttattcctggaattgtggatttttcccaagtccatttagtagtggtttatggacttgtcctttaggaaactgtctaacccctttttaaactctgccaagctaaccacgttctccagcaacgaattacagagtttaattatgtgttgggtgaagaaacattttctccgatttattttaaatttactacactgtagtttcatcgcatgccccctagtcccagtatttttggaacgcgtgaatagacgcttcaaatccacctgttccactccactcattattttatatatctctatcatgtctcccctcagccatctcttctccaagctgtatagccctagcctccttagtctttcttcatagggaagtcgtcccatccctgctatcattttagtcgcccttcgctgcaccttttccaattctactatatctttcttgagatgcagcgaccagaattgaacacaatactcaaggtgcggttgcaccatggagcgatacaacggcattataacatcctcacacctgttttccatacctttcctaataatacccaacatgcctaaatttaggtgtactttaaaatacgcctaaatttccatgcggtttacagaatacaccttgCAACCATCCTCATGACCGAATTTAGTCATGGACTGTTACAACAAGTAAAACTTTGTGTAAataccaacacctaaattaggcactgaCCGGGTATATTCTACCACCAAGCCCATATATTGGTGCAACGCCCACAACCTGCGCATTCCATgcctatggccacgcccccttttcaactatgcgacttagaatttacatgcattacgttacagaatacacttggccaGTCGGgcatgtaagttctaattaatgccaattagtgtcaattattgcttaattggcaattatcagcactgactggcttgttaactaattaagttgtgcgcacaagtCCAGAATACGTCCGGATTtgcactacatagaatctgggggaataagGGTAATCCTATAAGGACACTGCCAAGAACCTCAGTACTGGCATTCTGTGAAATGGAGCCTCACTGTGATGGTGTGTTGTGTACAGGTGGACGTTCCCATAGGTGGGAcacacatttacatatgtaaattatagaatcttACAATCTATGCACACAGTGGTTAATGATCTAGGCACAGTcaatcatttacaccagctctaaagCCATGTAAGTGATTGAGTCTAGGAGTGTGTGTTCTTGACATGctgtgctggtattctataaaaaagTGGCTgcctatttttctcttttttttttttagtagaatAGGCTCCAAGTAAGCACCctattatagaattactctctttATGGATAGTGTTGAagcatgggtgggagggagtctcAGCTCTTATACAACAGCAGCACCTAGTGGTCACATTCAGGATGCACATGTACTGGGATCTAAGCAAGTTGTAATCTGGCCCCTTGATACAATAACTGAATGAACTTAGgagtgggagggagaaggggagggaaattATACAAGTAGTAAAAAAATACACAGGTATCTGCAAATGAAGGCCCAAtacattatcctatataataaaaagcacctccaacgttctgaagctgactccataaaagtgaagccttgaagcattcgtgctctctgtaagcctgtatccatctcctgaattgacatcacgtacttccagaTTCATCACAAACAGCTGTGACCAATCAGTGGAActgaacgctgcagagttgccaggcaacggaatg
Coding sequences:
- the TFAP4 gene encoding transcription factor AP-4 isoform X1, which codes for MEYFMVSAQKVPSLQHFRKTEKEVIGGLCSLANIPLTPETQRDQERRIRREIANSNERRRMQSINAGFQSLKTLIPHTDGEKLSKAAILQQTAEYIFSLEQEKTRLLQQNTQLKRFIQELSGSSPKRRRAEDKDEGIGSPDIWEDEKAEDLRREMIELRQQLDKERSVRMMLEDQVRSLEAHIYPEKLKVIAQQVQLQQQQEQVRLLHQETMEREHQSQSQLLSAHLPPAPTHHPTVIVPAPALPPPTSHHVTVVTMGPSSVINTVSTSRQNLDTIVQAIQHIEGTQENQLQMEEEKRRAVIVNPARACLEASDSDTASDLASDDSDAMEQSREETPQVPELP